The sequence below is a genomic window from Wyeomyia smithii strain HCP4-BCI-WySm-NY-G18 chromosome 1, ASM2978416v1, whole genome shotgun sequence.
ctcatcatggataaatcgaaagttcgtagagaaagagagaaatgcagacgaatagtgctccgcaaaaggtttgatgattccagtttaatagcgttttcattcgacggcagaaaagatgatacttaCACGagagaaaaagtaggagggtggtattcaagacacgaccgcatgacgttgactaccgtattcttttacaaaacttctgtaacaaaatttcgaggctccaagtaccagtttccgattattctcgtccagaattccagccattttagtattttgcagtagccatttattactaacagccaccagcataacgggtgaaaccggcacgagatgaccggtactattttgtctttcctcctttcagctgctaacacctagcgctgtcgtgaaattaacatcaacataaacatgcatttttgcaaggttttttccgctagcaacagcaattgtaaaacataaaattcaactaaccgcttctattatgaaactgcgaggcaccaaaaggtgccagttgccgatttcttgtttactggtttccgtccagaattccagtcattttagtattttgcagtagccaccagcatcacgggtcaaaccggcacgagatgaccggtactattttgtttttccttcttttagctgctaacaccgagcgtcctttagctgctaacaccgagcgtccgtatgtacccggtacggtttaataatgaaaccgatggggtgaaatgttcgaacgatacgttttataccaaggcttcgtcagataattagaaaaagggaggggctacatagatgatggaatggtagagacaaatgtttcttgaaagctgcgccggccgctgtcgtaatattaacaccaacacaaacatgctaggatgaagttgaaaggcgctatggaattaagtccactttttgccttattggaccactgtgcttTGGCAGTAACCTGAAGATTTCTGCTACAACATCATTCATGGCAGTAGCCCAGGGCTCCAACCGTCTACCATAGTAGGCATTGAGGAGAAATCACTCATGCTGTCTTAGGTGAATTTATTCCCAACGTTGTCCACCTAGGCCGTATCTGTTTTTGACATATCGATGAATTCACGGAACAACAGTCCCGCTGGCCACGAAGATGCGGTTACTAACTTCGTACAACGCAAGGTGCATTGCATCTGAAAATTTGTCAATCAGATATATTCCAAAATCTGTTAAAAACTAAAGATAATGAAAATGTTACAAAGGAACTATCAAATACTAGCGTAAATATCCTGAAAAAGTCAAAACTATTTACAAGTTTGTTGAaaagtacaaatatatataaaaataatcaGAAAAAAGGTCCGaattacatttattttttttctccttctttTCAGTACAATCCCGCCAAATCTTAGAATGTTTTTTCTCCGGTTGCAATTAATAGAAGCTGCAGCAATCATTGGGACGCAAAACTTATCTAGTTCGGATTAATAACCCAACGCACACAGTATGAACTTCTGCCTGCGACCAGTGACCTAACCAAAACCCACTGAAGAAACCATATAAAAAACAACGCAATGCCGGAAGCCACAAAAGCCGTAAAAATAATGAATCTCAGTGCCGTGTTCGATCTGAACTACGCAGCCGATGGTCCACTGCTGAACCACGACGCCCTCAGTATGGAAGATAATTTAACCGAGCTGTACGGTCCCAAACGGGATCCACTTTACGTGGTCCTCCCGGTAACGATTATTTACGTAACCATTTTCGTAACGGGTGTGATTGGTAACATCAGCACTTGTATCGTGATAGCGAAAAATAAGTCCATGCATACGGCAACCAATTATTACCTCTTTAGTTTGGCCATTTCCGACTTCCTGCTGCTGCTCTCCGGCGTACCCCAGGAGATTTACTTCATCTGGAGCAAGTATCCGTACATTTTTGGCGAGTTGTTCTGCATTATGCGAGGGATTGCGGCGGAAACGTCGGCCAATGCGACCGTCCTCACGATAACGGCTTTCACCATCGAACGGTACGTGGCCATTTGCCATCCCTTTCTGTCGCACACGATGTCGAAACTGTCCCGTGCCGTCCGGTTCATCGTCGCCATCTGGATAGTGGCGATTGTGTCCGCCATCCCGCAGGCCCTGCAATTTGGCGTGACCAATCAAACCGGCATAGATCAGTGTGTGGTGAAGCGAATAATTATTCATCACTCGTTCGAGCTGTCGactttcattttcttcttcgctCCGATGACACTCATCACGGTGCTGTACGCTTTGATTGGTTTGAAGCTGCGCTCCTCGACACTGATGCAGCGGGACGGAACGTTACAGCAGCGGCGCGGGAATGCTACTTGCCCGAACAACCGCCAGCACGGAACCAGCCAAGGGACGCGGAGAGTCCTAAAGATGCTAGGTATGTTGAtggtttttttgtttgttgtttttctcCGGGGATGCTATTTTATGACGGCGGCCTAGGGTGAAATGTGATGAGGTTATGTTTCAGCTGGGGGTGGCGTGGGGAGATCAAAGTATGCTTTGGAAGGTATACAGATTGGGGAATTTTTGCATGATTTGTTCCACACAAACGCTGTGACGAGGAATTTTGGCCCACAATTTTACCGCAGGCAACCGCGATTTTTTGacgttcaaaaatatttgtacaaGCTCTTGCTTTCTTACTTTGAGTTTGCTTCCAATCATTTATTCCTGACACTCAAAAGTTTTTCTTGTGAATGGTCAAAAGAATAAATTTAAGACATTTTTTGTTGCTTTTGAAGTTAACGCATATAATGCTGAGTGTTTTTCCGGCACGCGAACATACGACATAAAGCTGTTCATGCGAGAAGTATAGATATTGGGGGTTTATGTCATAAATTTACGGTAACTGACATTGagctttattatttattatttatttattatgggATACGCGGAATTAAATTCAAGATTGTCGCTTCAACGAtatagcatgagcatgagcatgagcatgattgaccgcccgcggttgctactccgttattgccagatcagcagtaattacacagagaaccaatagatgatgcttgggaccaacatgcatcctcaatgtgtaaaaactggtgaccttaatctgtttatcaggcaataccagcgccggccgcatccgaatgcaggtcaaagaagaaaattgtataggaaaatgttgacgtgatactcgctttatggaagccgagaacacctctgcacttccacgagaaatcactgggatgttgaagaaagggcaaggtatacagcagggttcgttttggtaatcGATGCACTAAttcgagcgtcgggttctttagaacaagtgtcgcgccattacatccgccacgataatcataatgcgattcgaactgatTCAGTTCGACATTGTAACACCACAATAATAAATCgaacgcaaggatactggatctttgaccgaattgagacaacttcaaatgattgaatttctcctcgtaaggtgatcctctttataccgaaagctattgcgcgttgGTGATCTATCTGAAAATAAAACGGCCTCATGAAAGGTATAAACGCGGAGTTtctaggggttcggtcaaccggatattttctatctaacagatcgactaacgacgtctctcgtatgcacttcgtctgctctaaaaagaaaacaatcccgcgaaaaacacacctgaaaaacggaatataaaaatgttgcgcgcttattacggaaacgaaccatgagtatctttcttgccaaacaccgcgatcctctgcgtacgacgcgcgtTAGCTACCACTTGTAGCtaccagctatttgtcaatcccgagtacaCGTCGGCTGACGTGATTCTTTGGAAgctatacatcgcgttttcgttagtcacgatcaagcatggaaaagttcactcactagcaatatttaatgcaaatgtgttctttgatttatcagttatcgttcaactagttccactcgcgtacaagttttccctagaaacgctgctgattgtttttcgcttctaaaagttccgaataccatagaaggagactgaatgattcaaacacgatagtatttattgtatccaagttcacttgcattcaacattatcgcgagaagctttgagatattatcgccagtgatacaaaattatgaatccaaatgaacgttagattgcgttcaattgtttgcttgccggagcaaataggtatcatcaatgcttacggaaattgtagcatgatgcattagcatctgattcttgaaatcaccaagaatcatcgtggtatatcacggtgaaagcacgacgtggagtagccgaattacgcctacaagcaaccaacatttgaaagaatcattgcgatcgcttgagtgcaatcgtttacgattctttcgtgaaacactcgctatatgctgcttgctccgcctaaagcaggcaatactgaaacaaaatcatcaaggaaagctaccatatatttctttgctctaagttttctcttgcaagcttgagaatgtttaacttttaatagcgatggtttgctacgattgaaagcttataaatctagagaaacatttcaaaaggtcctatctgctttgatcgattttttgatcgatcacttctattcaatcaccacaactcatcgaacaccttttatgacacgttatttgcacaagttgttAGTGGAGGGATCAccctagccttctgaacgacaATAacacttgggagagttactaaagcatattattattattatatttacatATTTATGATTAATTTTAGAGATAAACCTTTGTATTGTTACTTGTTTCCAGTCTCTTTGTATGTTTTCGGTCTTCATGTATTTCCCAAAAACATTGTTTACTTTGATAAAAAAGTAATTTGTCACTATACATTTGTTACGTGGCAGATACAGAACACCCAAAAACAGCTTAAATACAAAAATCTGCGATTTTGATTGGCCATTATCTACTATTTTAAGCACTCTGTTATTCCTTTTTTACTTAGgatgtttttttataaaacttatatttttcatcatattggattttgaattttatattatCAACGGTAATATTTTTACGAATTTTCATTAAATGACTGAATGATTTCTGGACAATAATTGAATGTTTTCTTAAAACTccctgatgtttttttttacgattaTTTAACAACTTCTCAATGTCTTTTTGaggatatttttgtgttttttttactaTATTCTTACCgtcttggaaaaaaaatcaattccaaCACGCCAAACAAAACTGAAAACTTGTAATTAGGTCCTGTCATGATGGAAACTTTGCGATCCAAAAATCCGCTGAACCTTAATTCTCGAGTAACTTTTCAAAAGAACCTAGATAACAATGAGAGTTTCTCTCGTCTTTCAGGTTGTTCCGGTTATTATAGCATTATCATAAAAGTTTACAATGATTTCTCTTCTTTCGAAAGATTGAAATACTGCCTATCATCTTACTGCAAATAGTATCATGAAAAATGGAAAGataaattaattattaattaaagagaaagtaaacaaacaaaGTCTCACAATGTTACCTTGGGCCTTTTGAAAAGTTATTCGATAATTATTATGACTGAATCAAATGAATAAGGGATAAGTTTTGGATTCTTTCGGTACATTTGTGAACAAAATGATGATGCcttttcaagattttttaactttaaaagcaacctttcttatttttaatgactataatgcaagtcaaactattttcatttcaatttcaaGCAGCAAATGTGGAGTTGAcgcttgaaaaatgtactaactggggaaataggtAATTAGAAAGTGTgcaagcgatacaaaatagctatttagcgaagtgtaatcggaaacgcatctgaccggcgattagaagttgtgggttcgtgtCCTACCTTttggattttatttttcataaatttctaattaactatttctATACTTAGTACTTagtttttaaaacatttaaacACATTCAGTTAATTTCCCTTGATGTTGATTTGAAAATGTTTGATGATTAAACCCCGCTTTGCGACGATGCTTTTTGATTGTAGTGGAAAATGTTTTAACTCGAACGATTTCCAAGAAGTCTGACCTGTTTGCTCCTGGGACTTTAAAGCTGAAACCGATGTCCCAGAAGTAACTAATTGGATTTTATCAGCTCTTTTTAAACATTCTATCTGATTCCTTGCTTTAAGCTATTtccttatttcaaaaattgcaaaaaaatcctCTTATTCCCGTGGTGAATTGAAGCCCCAATCCACTTCCTCCCT
It includes:
- the LOC129733853 gene encoding pyrokinin-1 receptor isoform X2, with the protein product MPEATKAVKIMNLSAVFDLNYAADGPLLNHDALSMEDNLTELYGPKRDPLYVVLPVTIIYVTIFVTGVIGNISTCIVIAKNKSMHTATNYYLFSLAISDFLLLLSGVPQEIYFIWSKYPYIFGELFCIMRGIAAETSANATVLTITAFTIERYVAICHPFLSHTMSKLSRAVRFIVAIWIVAIVSAIPQALQFGVTNQTGIDQCVVKRIIIHHSFELSTFIFFFAPMTLITVLYALIGLKLRSSTLMQRDGTLQQRRGNATCPNNRQHGTSQGTRRVLKMLVAVVVAFFICWAPFHAQRLVYIYGVDKDHQPTDPLILKFFVVTTYVSGILYYLSTCINPLLYNIMSNKFRQAFKETLAHCCYCSRKSSCKERSYRILCRSDRRPAANKESSEFSGNSAQDDSLYSSSTQKQSLDSIALSRGQSVKRFSSCYERAAGSERGEIGRVPKCPATKPPSAAMMTPTVSAHLDLYAPEE